The following coding sequences lie in one Arachis hypogaea cultivar Tifrunner chromosome 4, arahy.Tifrunner.gnm2.J5K5, whole genome shotgun sequence genomic window:
- the LOC140184209 gene encoding uncharacterized protein: MVGDDLYRRGFSQPLLRCISKSEAEQVMAETHEGVCGNHIGGRALSAKILRTGYYWPTMKKDCIAKVKACDNCQKHATISTTPAEKLHTLESAIEETPFKLVYGAEALIPIEIGLPTLRAELYEQDKNNKARRTDLDLIDEERDMATIRQRATKQFLEKRHNKRVILRTIKRGELVLRKTEDARRPQAHVKLAANWEGPFRVNSVLRKRAYQLETLSGDQISGN; the protein is encoded by the exons ATGGTCGGAGATGACCTATATAGACGAGGGTTCTCGCAACCTCTCTTAAGATGTATTAGTAAAAGCGAAGCCGAGCAAGTGATGGCAGAAACACACGAAGGAGTGTGCGGAAATCATATAGGAGGCCGGGCATTATCCGCCAAAATACTACGAACAGGATACTATTGGCCCACGATGAAGAAGGATTGCATAGCCAAAGTCAAAGCATGCGACAATTGCCAAAAGCACGCTACAATCTCAACAACACCCGCCGAGAAGTTGCATACCCTGGAG TCAGCAATCGAGGAAACCCCTTTCAAGCTAGTATACGGCGCAGAAGCCCTTATACCAATAGAGATCGGATTGCCAACACTAAGAGCCGAACTATACGAACAAGATAAAAACAACAAAGCAAGGCGAACCGACCTAGATCTCATCGACGAAGAAAGGGATATGGCCACAATTAGACAACGAGCGACGAAACAATTTTTGGAAAAGCGACACAACAAAAGAGTAATCCTCAGAACAATCAAAAGGGGAGAGCTAGTCCTCAGAAAAACGGAGGATGCAAGAAGACCACAAGCTCATGTGAAATTAGCAGCAAATTGGGAGGGCCCATTCCGAGTTAACAGCGTCCTCAGAAAAAGAGCATACCAATTAGAGACATTATCAGGAGATCAGATATCAGGGAACTAG
- the LOC112797252 gene encoding 4-hydroxybenzoate polyprenyltransferase, mitochondrial, whose amino-acid sequence MASTLISRASRRFLKYSFPSSGLSIQYPSPSVFNPLISTEPSISINRNFYPSLGPFGQYHHQDSEFESFKTVRSLSNFQFVQHISTSPSSLKEGSEGNKNQSGNVGKANISWIDLYLPKQVQPYAQLARLDKPIGTWLLLWPCMWSITLAATPGQLPDFKMLALFGCGALLLRGAGCTINDLLDRDIDTKVERTKSRPVASGLLTPFQGLCFLGFQLTLGLGILLQLNNYSRVLGASSLLLVFSYPLMKRFTFWPQAYLGLTFNWGALLGWAAIRGSLDPTIVLPLYASGVFWTLVYDTIYAHQDKEDDLKVGVKSTALRFGDFTKEWITGFGIACLGGLALSGYNAEIGWPYYAFLAAASGQLGWQIWIVDLSSRADCNSKFNSNKWFGAIIFGGILAGKLVS is encoded by the exons atggcATCAACTTTGATCTCTCGTGCTTCACGTAGGTTTCTCAAATATTCTTTCCCTTCTTCAGGCCTCTCAATACAATATCCTTCCCCTTCCGTCTTCAATCCTTTAATCTCCACTGAACCATCTATAAGCATAAACCGCAACTTCTATCCTTCACTCGGTCCATTTGGGCAATACCACCATCAGGATTCTGAATTTGAATCTTTTAAAACTGTTCGATCTCTCTCAAATTTTCAGTTTGTTCAGCACATCTCTACATCACCTTCGAGTTTAAAAGAGGGATCTGAGGGAAATAAGAATCAAAGTGGTAATGTGGGTAAAGCAAATATCTCTTGGATTGATTTATACTTGCCTAAGCAGGTTCAGCCCTATGCACAGCTTGCTCGCCTAGATAAGCCCATTGGGACATGGTTGCTTCTATGGCCTTGTATGTG GTCAATTACGTTGGCTGCAACTCCAGGACAGCTGCCTGATTTTAAAATGTTGGCATTGTTTGGATGTGGGGCTTTGCTTTTGAGGGGTGCTGGGTGTACTATTAATGACCTCCTTGATCGCGACATTGATACAAAA GTAGAACGTACAAAGTCAAGACCTGTGGCAAGTGGTCTTTTAACGCCATTTCAGGGACTTTGTTTTCTTGGTTTTCAGTTAACTTTGGGTCTTGGGATTCTTCTGCAATTGAATAATTATAG CCGTGTTCTGGGTGCCTCATCCTTGTTGCTTGTCTTCTCTTATCCCCTTATGAAGAGGTTTACATTTTGG CCTCAAGCCTATCTCGGGTTGACCTTTAATTGGGGCGCTTTGTTAGGATGGGCAGCAATTAGAGGAAGTCTAGATCCAACAATAGTGCTGCCACTTTATGCCTCTGGAGTTTTTTGGACACTTGTTTATGATACAATCTATGCTCACCAG GATAAAGAAGATGACCTAAAAGTGGGAGTTAAGTCAACGGCTTTGCGCTTTGGTGATTTTACAAAGGAGTGGATTACTGGGTTTGGGATTGCATGCCTTGGTGGTCTTGCTCTCAGTGGCTATAATGCTGAAATAG GATGGCCATATTATGCATTTCTGGCAGCTGCATCTGGACAACTAGGCTGGCAAATATGGATAGTTGACCTCTCATCACGTGCTGATTGCAATAGCAA ATTTAATTCAAACAAGTGGTTTGGAGCTATCATATTTGGTGGAATCCTAGCTGGAAAACTTGTATCATAG
- the LOC112797250 gene encoding BTB/POZ domain-containing protein At3g08570, with protein MVSENSSLSSKRSPATTPKFCNSFTTRIFADVAGDITIVVDGESFLLHKFPLMTLSGKIRKMVADAKVSTVSSLELLNFPGGHQTFELAMKFCYGMNFEITTFNVTRLRCAAEYLEMTEEYKDQNLISRTESYLKDIVFQDLQKSVEVLSTCEMLPPLVEQIEIPRRCVESIAMNACKEQLASGLSRLECDGESRELKEDCVIAWWVEDLSVLRIDFFQRVICAMGRMGVRSESIMASLMHYAQSSLKGIGKSQFLNPSRANSSPTTMELDQRTIVETLVSLMPADKNSSIPLTFMFGMLKMAIILGAAIPCRLELERRISLRLETVLLDDLLIPSLQSGDSLFDVDTVHRLLENFLQRIEEEEADDYGYDSDGFGSTSSHGSLLKVGQLIDAYLAEIATDPYLSMQKFVGLIEILPEYARVIDDGLYRAVDIYLKAHPALTEQECKKICKFIDCQKLSQEACNHAAQNDRLPLQMVVQVLYCEQLRLKNAVSGSSGDGLLSQRISSGIPSAAMSPRDNYASLRRENRELKLEISRMRVRLSELEKEQMFMKHGMIDKAGNGRTFLTSLSKGIGRIGIFSSQGGRKCQKSSRKSRASEGKTGRSRKYSVS; from the exons atggtttctgagaattcatctctctctTCTAAACGCTCTCCAGCCACTACTCCTAAGTTCTGCAACTCATTCACTACAAG AATTTTTGCCGACGTTGCCGGTGACATTACAATTGTAGTTGATGGAGAATCATTTTTGCTGCACAAG TTTCCCTTGATGACTCTAAGTGGCAAGATCCGAAAAATGGTTGCTGATGCCAAGGTTTCAACCGTTTCGAGCTTGGAACTCCTCAATTTCCCAGGGGGACACCAAACATTTGAACTAGCCATGAAGTTTTGCTATGGCATGAATTTTGAGATCACTACATTCAATGTTACGAGGCTACGTTGCGCTGCTGAGTACCTTGAAATGACAGAGGAATACAAAGACCAAAACCTCATCTCAAGAACAGAATCTTATCTGAAAGACATTGTTTTTCAAGATCTTCAGAAATCAGTGGAAGTTTTATCCACCTGTGAGATGTTACCACCACTAGTGGAGCAGATTGAAATTCCAAGAAGGTGTGTGGAATCCATagcaatgaatgcatgcaaggagCAGCTAGCTTCCGGTTTATCTCGGCTAGAGTGCGATGGCGAGTCCAGAGAGCTAAAGGAGGATTGTGTCATTGCATGGTGGGTCGAGGATCTATCGGTCTTGCGCATCGATTTCTTCCAGCGAGTTATATGCGCCATGGGGAGAATGGGAGTTAGATCAGAGAGCATCATGGCTTCACTTATGCATTATGCTCAATCATCACTCAAGGGTATTGGTAAAAGCCAGTTCTTGAATCCTTCCAGGGCGAATTCGAGTCCAACAACAATGGAATTGGACCAGAGGACTATTGTGGAAACTCTTGTGAGTCTCATGCCAGCAGATAAAAACTCTTCAATTCCACTGACATTTATGTTTGGAATGTTGAAGATGGCTATCATTTTGGGTGCAGCAATTCCATGTAGGCTTGAACTTGAAAGGAGGATCTCATTGAGGTTGGAAACCGTTTTGCTCGACGACCTTCTCATACCGTCTCTGCAGAGTGGAGACTCCTTGTTTGATGTTGATACAGTTCACAGGTTGCTGGAGAATTTTTTGCAGCGGATTGAGGAGGAAGAAGCCGATGATTACGGATATGATTCCGATGGTTTCGGCTCAACTAGTAGCCATGGTTCTCTGCTAAAAGTAGGGCAGCTTATTGATGCTTATCTTGCAGAAATTGCAACCGATCCTTACTTAAGCATGCAGAAATTTGTTGGTTTGATTGAGATACTACCTGAGTATGCTCGTGTAATTGATGATGGCCTTTATAGAGCTGTGGATATTTATCTCAAG GCTCATCCAGCTCTAACAGAacaagaatgcaagaagatttgCAAGTTTATAGATTGTCAGAAACTGTCTCAAGAAGCATGCAACCATGCTGCACAGAATGATAGACTTCCACTGCAGATGGTGGTGCAAGTCCTGTACTGCGAGCAACTACGGTTGAAGAATGCAGTGTCAGGGAGTTCAGGAGATGGTCTATTGTCACAGAGAATAAGCAGTGGCATTCCAAGTGCTGCTATGTCCCCAAGAGATAACTACGCTTCTCTGCGAAGAGAGAACCGGGAGCTGAAGCTTGAGATTTCAAGGATGAGGGTGAGGCTAAGTGAGTTAGAGAAGGAGCAGATGTTCATGAAACACGGCATGATTGATAAAGCAGGAAATGGAAGAACATTCTTGACCTCCCTCTCCAAAGGGATAGGGAGAATTGGGATTTTCAGCAGTCAAGGTGGCAGAAAGTGCCAAAAATCAAGTAGGAAGTCTAGGGCTTCAGAGGGAAAAACTGGTAGAAGTAGGAAATATTCTGTCTCATAG